In a single window of the Geoalkalibacter sp. genome:
- the rny gene encoding ribonuclease Y, translated as MALTIEIAIVLILAALGAGVFAGNLLRRKFAEGRLADAEKAASQLIEEAQKDADAIRKEASLEAKDIILRAKTESEQEARDLRRDIQAQEKRLLQKEEHLDRKMTQLDGREEELIKREKKLSQQEELLDEREKSVEALVQQQTETLERISAMSAEEAKQTLMQAMESEARHDAAKMIKQIEEEAREKADKKAKEILSLAIQRYAGDYVAEKTVSVVPLPTDEMKGRIIGREGRNIRAIEAATGIDLIIDDTPEAVIISGFNPVRREVARLSLERLIADGRIHPARIEEVVQKAEQDVETSIREAGEQATFDVGVHGIHPEIIKLVGRLKYRTSYGQNVLQHSIEVAFLCGIMAAELGINVKQAKRAGLLHDIGKAVDHEIEGSHAVIGADLARKYGESPKIVHALAAHHEDEKPESVLAILVQAADALSGARPGARRETLETYVKRLDDLERIGNSFTGVNNCFAIQAGREIRVMVSSDTVTDAQSFVLAKDIAKKIEDEMTYPGQIKVNVIRETRAVEFAR; from the coding sequence TCCCAGTTGATTGAGGAGGCACAGAAAGATGCGGACGCCATCCGCAAGGAAGCCAGCCTGGAGGCCAAGGACATCATCCTGCGGGCCAAGACCGAATCCGAGCAGGAAGCCCGCGATCTGCGCCGCGATATTCAGGCCCAGGAAAAGCGGCTGTTGCAGAAGGAGGAGCACCTCGACCGCAAAATGACCCAACTCGACGGTCGCGAGGAGGAGCTGATCAAGCGCGAGAAAAAACTCAGCCAGCAGGAAGAACTGCTCGACGAGCGGGAAAAATCCGTGGAGGCTCTGGTGCAGCAGCAGACCGAAACCCTGGAGCGGATTTCCGCCATGAGCGCCGAGGAAGCCAAGCAGACGCTCATGCAGGCCATGGAGAGCGAGGCGCGTCACGACGCCGCAAAGATGATCAAGCAGATCGAGGAGGAGGCGCGGGAGAAGGCCGACAAAAAAGCCAAGGAAATTTTGTCCCTGGCCATCCAACGTTATGCCGGCGACTATGTCGCGGAAAAAACCGTCAGCGTCGTGCCCTTGCCCACCGACGAAATGAAAGGGCGCATCATCGGGCGCGAAGGCCGCAACATCCGCGCCATCGAAGCCGCCACCGGCATCGATCTGATCATCGACGACACGCCCGAGGCGGTGATCATCTCCGGCTTCAATCCAGTGCGCCGCGAGGTGGCCCGTCTGTCCCTGGAACGCCTCATCGCCGACGGGCGTATTCATCCGGCGCGCATCGAGGAAGTCGTGCAAAAAGCCGAGCAGGATGTGGAAACCAGCATTCGCGAAGCCGGCGAGCAGGCGACCTTCGACGTGGGTGTGCACGGCATTCATCCCGAGATCATCAAACTCGTCGGGCGTTTGAAATACCGGACCTCCTACGGCCAGAACGTGCTGCAGCACTCCATCGAGGTGGCTTTTTTGTGCGGCATCATGGCCGCCGAGCTCGGCATCAACGTCAAGCAGGCCAAGCGTGCCGGACTGCTGCACGACATCGGCAAGGCCGTCGACCATGAAATCGAAGGCAGCCATGCGGTCATCGGCGCCGATCTCGCCCGCAAGTACGGTGAATCGCCCAAAATCGTGCATGCGCTGGCCGCTCATCACGAGGATGAAAAGCCCGAGAGCGTGCTGGCCATTCTGGTCCAGGCCGCTGATGCCCTATCCGGAGCACGGCCCGGCGCGCGCCGCGAAACCCTGGAAACCTACGTCAAGCGGCTTGATGACCTCGAGCGCATCGGCAACTCCTTCACCGGCGTGAATAACTGCTTTGCCATCCAGGCCGGTCGGGAAATTCGCGTCATGGTCTCCAGCGACACCGTGACCGATGCCCAGTCCTTTGTGCTGGCCAAGGATATCGCCAAGAAGATCGAGGACGAGATGACCTATCCCGGTCAGATCAAGGTCAACGTGATTCGCGAAACCCGGGCCGTGGAATTCGCGCGCTGA
- a CDS encoding TIGR00282 family metallophosphoesterase, with the protein MNILFIGDIVGRPGRQVLAQNLDRLVDKHQVDLVVANGENAAGGFGLTAEVVRELRDLGVDALTSGNHIWDKKEALEQVLADPRVLRPGNYPSGVAGRGAAVFTTPAGQRVGIMNLEGRVFMANLECPFRAADRLVDELRRETTVILVDFHAEATSEKIALAHYLSGRVSAVLGTHTHVQTADERLLAGGTAFITDVGMTGSRDSVIGIRKEIAIEKFLKQIPMRFEIAKKDCMLNAVLLDIDENSGQARAITRILLPA; encoded by the coding sequence TTGAATATTTTATTTATCGGCGATATCGTCGGTCGACCCGGGCGACAGGTTCTCGCGCAGAATCTGGATCGGCTGGTGGACAAGCATCAGGTCGATCTGGTGGTCGCCAACGGCGAGAATGCCGCCGGTGGTTTCGGCCTGACCGCCGAAGTGGTGCGCGAGCTCAGGGATCTCGGAGTCGATGCCCTGACCTCCGGCAACCATATCTGGGACAAGAAGGAGGCGCTGGAGCAGGTTCTGGCCGATCCACGCGTGCTGCGACCCGGTAATTATCCTTCGGGCGTGGCCGGGCGGGGCGCCGCGGTGTTCACCACCCCCGCGGGGCAGCGCGTGGGCATCATGAATCTGGAGGGGCGGGTGTTCATGGCCAATCTCGAGTGCCCCTTTCGCGCCGCCGACCGCCTGGTCGACGAGTTGCGGCGCGAGACGACCGTGATTCTGGTCGACTTTCATGCCGAAGCCACCAGCGAAAAAATTGCCCTGGCTCATTATCTTTCCGGGCGCGTTTCGGCGGTGCTGGGTACCCACACCCATGTGCAGACCGCCGATGAACGTCTGCTTGCGGGCGGTACAGCCTTCATCACCGATGTCGGCATGACCGGCAGCCGCGATTCGGTGATCGGGATCCGCAAAGAGATCGCCATTGAAAAATTTCTCAAGCAGATTCCCATGCGATTTGAAATCGCCAAAAAAGATTGCATGCTCAACGCAGTGCTCCTCGATATCGATGAGAACAGCGGCCAGGCGCGCGCCATCACGCGCATCCTCTTGCCCGCCTAG
- the tyrS gene encoding tyrosine--tRNA ligase, which yields MLSVKEQMDVIRRGAVEILVESELEEKIAQALKTGKPLRIKAGFDPTAPDLHLGHTVLVQKLKQFQDLGHEVCFLIGDFTGMIGDPSGKNETRKPLTREQVLENARTYQDQVFKILDPAKTRLVFNSEWMGKMSAADLIQLASRHTVARMLERDDFHKRFTGQQPIAIHEFLYPLVQGWDSVALESDVELGGTDQKFNLLVGRELQKQVGQRPQSILTMPLLEGLDGVNKMSKSLGNYIGITEPPKEIFGKVMSISDELMIRYYELLSDVGLERLSQVRDGVAGKPGGAHPMESKKALAREMVQRFHGPDAARQAEEDFIRQFKQKEIPDDIATLDLSLTAPVWICRLLADTGLVASNGEARRLVQQGAVRINGERVDNPELEVAPVGEVVLQAGKRRFARVIFS from the coding sequence ATGCTTTCCGTAAAAGAACAAATGGACGTCATTCGCCGCGGCGCGGTGGAAATTCTGGTCGAATCCGAGTTGGAGGAGAAAATCGCCCAGGCACTGAAAACCGGCAAGCCCCTGCGCATCAAGGCCGGTTTTGATCCCACCGCGCCCGATCTGCATCTGGGGCATACCGTCCTGGTGCAGAAACTCAAGCAGTTCCAGGATCTCGGCCACGAGGTGTGTTTTCTGATCGGTGATTTCACCGGCATGATCGGCGATCCTTCCGGCAAAAATGAAACCCGCAAACCCCTGACCCGCGAGCAGGTACTGGAAAACGCCCGCACCTATCAGGACCAGGTGTTCAAAATTCTCGATCCGGCCAAAACCCGTCTGGTGTTCAACAGTGAATGGATGGGCAAGATGTCGGCCGCCGACCTCATTCAACTCGCCTCCCGGCACACCGTGGCGCGGATGCTCGAGCGCGACGACTTTCATAAGCGCTTCACCGGCCAGCAGCCCATCGCCATCCATGAATTCCTCTACCCCCTGGTGCAGGGCTGGGATTCGGTGGCCCTTGAGTCCGACGTCGAACTGGGCGGTACCGACCAGAAGTTCAATCTGCTCGTCGGCCGCGAACTGCAGAAGCAAGTCGGCCAGCGGCCCCAGTCCATATTGACCATGCCGCTGCTCGAGGGGTTGGACGGCGTCAACAAGATGAGCAAGTCCCTGGGCAATTATATTGGCATCACCGAACCGCCCAAGGAAATCTTCGGCAAGGTGATGAGCATTTCCGACGAACTGATGATCCGATATTACGAACTGCTCTCCGATGTTGGCCTGGAGCGCTTGAGTCAGGTGCGCGACGGGGTCGCCGGCAAGCCCGGCGGCGCCCATCCAATGGAAAGCAAAAAGGCCCTCGCCCGTGAGATGGTGCAGCGTTTTCACGGTCCCGACGCCGCGCGCCAGGCCGAAGAGGATTTCATCCGCCAGTTCAAGCAAAAAGAAATCCCCGACGATATCGCCACCCTCGACCTCAGCCTCACTGCGCCGGTGTGGATCTGTCGTCTGCTCGCCGATACCGGTTTGGTGGCCTCCAATGGCGAGGCGCGCCGCCTGGTGCAACAGGGCGCCGTCCGCATCAACGGGGAACGGGTGGACAACCCCGAACTCGAAGTGGCACCGGTCGGCGAAGTCGTTCTTCAGGCGGGAAAACGTCGCTTCGCTCGTGTGATATTCTCCTGA